A stretch of DNA from Canis aureus isolate CA01 chromosome 13, VMU_Caureus_v.1.0, whole genome shotgun sequence:
ACCTCTGCAAAAATGTTATATACTTTTACTGGTTAAAAATGACTTTGTAAATTATCTTCACCTTATAAGGTGCATCATTCAGTGTGGTTAAGAACATGGGATAATTTTCTATAATGGATGTTAGAGTATCCCCCGAGTTGTTAGAGCCTCCAATCTGCTGTCTTAACTGCTAATATTAGCAACCAGCCCTGCTAGAAATAGGAGAAAATGTCACCAAAGAGGTAATGACTTCCTATGAttcttcaaaaacataaaaatggttctcaaacttgttAGGAAATTACTCTACTGCACAATAACAAAAACATAGAAACAGCCAAAAGTGTCGGAACATAACACCTGAAGCCTGTGGCTCGATAGGAAAAGGTTGTGAAGAACGATCTTCTGGAATAAATGACTTAACCTAAAAATGTAGCTAGTTCCTACATTAACCATTAAtccctccatttaaaaaaaaaatgaagtcatagTGAACACAGCCTATAATTATCCCTACTTGAGGACAGAAGAGGAAGACCTTATGTTTCCCTCTACTGACTATAGAGGCCAAAACCAAGGTTGACTGTCATCCCAAAGGCCATTTGGAGGTGAAGGGTGTCCTTCCAGAGCtctgggagggaagaggaaagaaagaaacaggaaaagaaaagaatgcagtaataaaagagaaacaagaaccCCTCTGTCATAGCTGTGCTTTATTTCCTTCATAAGAAAGGCCTTAGCCGTGGACACAGCCTTATTATGCTTTAAGTGCTCACTGATGCTCATCCAGCAGCTGATCTAAGGCTACCTGCCTCACCTGCAGGAGACCGTGGGCGTCAACCCCCGATAAAATTCTACAGGGCAACTGCTCTTCTCTTGGTAGTTGTCCATGTGcatataaagagaaattaagtcagCCAGGACTTGAAGGCAATTGAGACACCTGTCCCAGTCACCATGCTCCTGAGTATTGGACCCTGGCAGGCTGCAATCAAAATTTCCGTTTCCTGGCTTGTGCCTTGCTGGCCACCTCTCTCATCTGAACCCTGCGTAACAACTCATTTGGAGTCCGTGGATACCAAGAATGCGAACAATCAAGCCCACGAGCGaacgagcgagcgagcgagcacagtgtgcagggcaggggccagagaacctgggggaggggcccgcagAGAATCCTGAAATATCAAGGAGCCAGGGTGTGAGTCTCGTCTCCACTAAAACTGGTTTGCAAAGAGAAGTGATGCCACGGATTGCGACCCCATCctccgccccacccccagcctcactGGTGCTGCAACGCCATGGAGGGGTGCAGAGTTCAGATCCTGGGTGCcacccactcccccccccctaaaaaaaaaagacagccaaggaaggaaactgagcaCCCTCCAGCCACCCCTCCGGCGCCCAAATCATGTCACAGCCTTCgcaaaagagaggaaagagatttACCTGCTGCTACTGAGGCTGAAGCCTGAAAGCCATGTATGACCTTTGAAGGACTGTAATGGTTTTAATCAGAGCCATAGCATCTTtttgacagacagacagacaggacaGAGGGAAGAGCTGAACCACTCTGCAAATATTAACCGGGCTATTTTGGAGCAATGGCTATTGCCTCTGAGATCTTTCATCATGGGTCTATACTTAGAATTCAGatgagcctgggggaggggaatggAGCAGCGTTAATCCCCAGTTGTTTTTGAAGTTGTCCCGTAAACAGGTTAGCATCTCAGCTGTCTTCAAAGGAAGCCCTCGGTGCTTTCTTTACATTGGAGGCTTCTCCCCGAGTCCCTCGTTGTAACCTGTTGGGCCTACGGATCGCCCGTGGTCCCGGAGGTGACACTTCTCAGTTTTCTTTCAAACTAGATATTCTGGACAGTGAGCCCTGGCTGTGATCACATCGGGAGACTGATGCTCCATGACAGCTAAAAGTTGGATTGAGTTTCAGGAGCTACTATATATAAAGCTGGGGCCACTTATGTCACCGCACTAATTAAATGCCATCTGGGTGGTTCCTCTGGGTTTTtgagcccatcacccagttcaGACCGAGTCAGAGGCCAAGGAGGAGAACATGATGATGGACCTTTTTGAAACTGGCTCCTATTTCTTCTACTTGGACGGGGAAAATGTTACCCTGCAGCCATTAGAAGTGGCAGAGGGCTCGCCTTTGTACCCAGGGAGTGATGGTACCTTGTCCCCCTGCCAGGACCAAATGCCCCCGGAAGCTGGGAGCGACAGCAGCGGGGAGGAACACGTCCTGGCGCCCCCCGGCCTGCAGCCCCCCCACTGCCCCGGCCAGTGTCTGATCTGGGCCTGCAAGACCTGCAAGAGGAAATCTGCGCCCACCGACCGGCGCAAAGCCGCCACCCTGCGCGAGAGGAGGCGCCTCAAGAAGATCAACGAGGCCTTCGAGGCGCTCAAGCGGCGCACGGTGGCCAACCCCAACCAGCGGCTGCCCAAGGTGGAGATCCTGCGCAGCGCCAT
This window harbors:
- the MYF6 gene encoding myogenic factor 6 isoform X2, translated to MMMDLFETGSYFFYLDGENVTLQPLEVAEGSPLYPGSDGTLSPCQDQMPPEAGSDSSGEEHVLAPPGLQPPHCPGQCLIWACKTCKRKSAPTDRRKAATLRERRRLKKINEAFEALKRRTVANPNQRLPKVEILRSAISYIERLQDLLHQLDQQEKMQELGVDPFSYRPKAESLEGADFLRTCSAQWPSVSDHSRGLAITAKEAQRCFLTALSGRWGCALQKSQIPPRTAPPAGMEQ
- the MYF6 gene encoding myogenic factor 6 isoform X1, whose translation is MMMDLFETGSYFFYLDGENVTLQPLEVAEGSPLYPGSDGTLSPCQDQMPPEAGSDSSGEEHVLAPPGLQPPHCPGQCLIWACKTCKRKSAPTDRRKAATLRERRRLKKINEAFEALKRRTVANPNQRLPKVEILRSAISYIERLQDLLHQLDQQEKMQELGVDPFSYRPKAESLEGADFLRTCSAQWPSVSDHSRGLAITAKEGGTPSGDPPASSSLRCLSSIVDSISSEERKLPCAEEVVEK